The following nucleotide sequence is from bacterium.
GGGGTCGCCCACCCGGCTCGTCCTGCACGAGATAGGCTGAATCGGGGCTGAGCCCCGGGGCCGCTCGGGACACCAAGACGCGCTCCTGGGGCTTCCTGGCGCAAATGGGTCCTTGCCTCCGGCAAGCAGGGCAGGCGCACACCCGCGGGGAAATGCCTGGTCGGCGGCTGTACGGGCCAAGGGGAAGCGGCCGCGCTGCCCCACAGACTGGATAGGGAGCAGACCATGATACGCATTGGTGTCATCGGGGCGGGCCACTGGGGCCCCAACTACGTCCGCAACTTCCGAGAGTTGGACGCAGCGCAGATGGTGGCCGTGGCCGACCCGCGCGCGGACGCCCGGGCGACGCTGCAGCAGCGCTTCGCCGACCTGAAGCTGTACGAGGACTACCGGGAGCTTCTGGCCGAGGGGGAGATTGACGGCGTCGTCGTGGCCACACCGGCCTCGACCCACCACGAGATCGGGATGGCTTGCCTGCAAGCAGGCAAGCACGTACTGATCGAGAAGCCCCTCGCGAACTCCGCGGCAGCGGCACTGGAGCTGGCCCAGTACCCCCTGGCCGACGGGCAGATCTTCATGGTCGGCCACATCTTCCGCTTCCATCCAGGGATCAACCGCGTGCGGGAGCTGATGTACGAGGGGACACTCGGGACGACCCGGTATCTGCACTGTGTCCGCACCAACCTGGGCCCGGTCCGCAAGGACGTGTCGGTCATCTGGGACCTGGCGCCCCATGACGTCTCCATCGCGCTGCACCTGTTCAACGGGATGCCGGCGCGCGTCTCGGCGACGATGGGCTACTACCTGCAGAACTCCCCCGGCGATGTCGCCTTCATCACGCTCACCTTCCCCGGCGGCGAGCTGGTCAACATCCATGTGAGCTGGGTGGACCCGCAGAAGCGGCGCGAGGTGGACGTCATCGGCACCAATGCGCTGGTGCGGTTCGATGACATGAATGTGGGGGAGACGGTGCGGATCGTCCAGCGGGCGCTGCTGGAAGTGCCCTCCTACTCCACCTTCGGTGAGTTCCAGCTTGTCACCCATGCCGGGGAGAGCGTCATCCCCTTCATCCCGCCCAAGGAGCCACTCAAGGAGCAGTGCATGGAGTTCCTCAAGTCCATCCAGACCAGGCAGCAGCCGCTCTCGGACGTGCGGGACGGCTACCGCATCTGCGCCATCCTTGAAGCGGCGGAGGCCTCGGCCAGGCAAGATGGCGCGCCGGTCAACATCGAGGCGGAGGTATAGCCGATGCGAGTCCCCTTCATGGATCTATCGCGCATGCACGACCCCCTGCTGCCGCAGCTCCGGCAGGCCATGGAGGAGGTCATCCGCCGGAATGCCTACATTCTCGGCGATGAAGTCACGCAGTTCGAGCAGGCCTTCGCGGAGTACTGCGAGGCGGAGCACTGCATCGGTCTGGACAACGGCAGCTCGGCGCTGGAACTGGCCCTGCGCGGCTGGGG
It contains:
- a CDS encoding Gfo/Idh/MocA family oxidoreductase, encoding MIRIGVIGAGHWGPNYVRNFRELDAAQMVAVADPRADARATLQQRFADLKLYEDYRELLAEGEIDGVVVATPASTHHEIGMACLQAGKHVLIEKPLANSAAAALELAQYPLADGQIFMVGHIFRFHPGINRVRELMYEGTLGTTRYLHCVRTNLGPVRKDVSVIWDLAPHDVSIALHLFNGMPARVSATMGYYLQNSPGDVAFITLTFPGGELVNIHVSWVDPQKRREVDVIGTNALVRFDDMNVGETVRIVQRALLEVPSYSTFGEFQLVTHAGESVIPFIPPKEPLKEQCMEFLKSIQTRQQPLSDVRDGYRICAILEAAEASARQDGAPVNIEAEV